The Macadamia integrifolia cultivar HAES 741 chromosome 3, SCU_Mint_v3, whole genome shotgun sequence genome segment gaggaagaaaagagtTAAAACCGAACTCAAAAGAGCTTAAAAGTTCTTATAGAATGAAAATTGAAAcgaaaactgttttttttttttaagaaacaccaaaaaacgttatcaagggggggggggataggtTTTGGGTTGTTTATTTGTTAGATATAGATTTTCTACAATAAATCCTCTTTTTTCTGTGTGCTTTTGATTCTCTTGTTAGTTTATGTAAACGGTTATTTTCTGTTTGGGTTATGCGGTTTATCCTCTTGCTTATGATTGTTAAGGTATCCACATAATTTTGTCATCATCTGAAATAAATGCTAATTTAGGTATCAGTGTTGTGCACACATGGGATTACATATGAGTGTCAATTCAACTCCTGGAGAGAGACTGAATTTGATTTGCTCCTATTGCTTGAAGTTGGTCAAACGTAGCAAACAGTTCCCTTTTCAAATAGTCTGGAGTCCAATCATGAATCACCTTATCTTCCTGAGGCCATCTTTACTTTTTTCTCGTCTTTGTATGATAACTTCCGGGAAGCTATAGTCTCTGCATTGTTCATCTTGAAACCATGAAATTTTCAGATATTGATTATTTACTGAATACTGTATTGGTGGGTCCCTGTCTCCATGATCTGTTGGCGCAAACCAAACTGGAGAACCAATAGAaagatttaaaaagaaaaaaatttcccctcAGGTGGAAGCATGCCAAAAGAATTCAACAACCAGTCAATAGGTAAAGATAACTGGGGATAAATCAATTGGTGGATAGTTTGAGAATCACTAGACTGAATCTTTCAAAGCCATGCAGGCATTTAACCTCCAAAGGAAGGAGGAATTTCTCACTCCAGTATTCCAACAGATGATCCCAAGTTCTTGTTATTTTGAGTTCCATTGATACGATCTGCTTGCTAGTTTTAAAGCTTGGTGTTACCCCATGTAGGATTTGTTGTTATTGCCTTGGATTGGCCATTCACGATAAGtaacatgaaaataaaagtcTGGTATCTCTATGTGTTGAAATATGTTGGTATATCAGATATCATTCATACATTAGTATGGAACTCGAATGCCCTAATAGATTTCTGTTATGGACAATACAGTTATCATGATAATGGCTTTGTTACTAGCCGTGCTCTACACATTGTAAATAAGCTGAATGCCTCTGCCACGTACCTCTTGTTGGAGCAGTTCTTCAAGCATCAGGTTTGGTGCTTTACAACTTTGAAAATTATCTTTTTTGAGGTGATATTTTGGTCTCATCTATTGCCAATACCTTAATCTAATAAGTTGTTAAGCGGAGCAAGATATGCATACAAACTGCTTTCTATGGATGTGAAAAAAGCTGAGCACACAGAAATAAAGATAATGATTGGGGGAGGGCTAGCATACCTTGGAAGTGGGGGCTTGACAGTcattattacaaaaataaagaaaccttTAAAGGTATTAGGGCACTTCAGATTTTGAGCTGGAGCATTTTTGGTTTCTGGCTTCTTCTGTGAGTATTTATTAATTTTCCCATTCTGTTTGTGCCAATGTGTGTTTTGCACAGGCTGATTATGCTCCACATTAGGACAAAATTTTTGATTACTTATTTTGCTCTTATCCAAGATGAGATAAAATGTTATTGGAAATGAAGAAGCCTTGGATTACACTTATGCTTTGTGAGCTTTGTGATGCAGATCAATCAGGCGTGGTAAAATTTCCCCTTGTATGCTGCCATCCATTAAAACCAAGGGTCTATGTAATGATCAAGATAACATTTTTAACGAATCTCTCTAACAGTTAGATGCTTTTATGGATTGGTTTTCCAGGACAGTATCTATGGATGGCACAAATATCTGCCCAGTGACAGTTCAGACCATTTTTCATTGATCTTCTCATGACACCATAGTTTTCAAgtgcctaggcgtccaggcggctTTGCCTGGACTGGTcccttggtcgcctaggcacTGCCTTAAATTTTGCCCCCCTCGACCTCCTTGGTTTGCCTAGGTGCTATGACATCTATGCATGACACAGAATCCTTGGATTATCACCTGTCCTTCAAAATTCCAATCTATTGAAAAAAAGCAGAGACTGCTGATTGAGAGCCTGACAACCCAGCTATTATGTTTGCTTGAGGTCAGTGTAACTTGTCAGGCATGGTTGTGGCACAGCTTAGCTAGCTGTGCATGTGTGTGATAACCAGGATACCTTGAGGCACAACCTGGATGGAAGAAGGACATAATATTCCTTTGTGGCTCTTTGAAATGTTATGATCTCGTAAGTGTGGTCAAGGGTTCTTCATGATGGTTGCAAACAATAGATTAGGAGGTATAACATGGTCATCATATTTATTATCAGATTCAGAACCATGTACCTTTTGTAGCTGTACCCCAATTTCCTAAGAGCAGGGTGATGCAATTAACAAATATTTTATGATGCCACCTTGTTTGATACCATCTTCCAAACacatttttaacttttaagtatTCACAAACATTACCCTGCCAAGGTTAATGTCAAGAAACAAGGAGATATGTGGCTACCATAGCTTGTTTAAAGATTTTGTTTTTGAGTGtaacaaaaaacaatttaaagcATTAAGCAGAGGAAGCACAGGAATtctcatgagaaaaaaaatgggaatcTTTCTAGAGTccatgaaaaaaagaagaagagaggagacaTGATATTGTTAAAGAGGAGTGATTTATTTGAGTAGTAAGTGTTGtttcttaataccaaaataattTCTTAGACAACAGTGAACTAGATATCACTTGAGAGTCAGGATTTCTCTCTCCTGCGGTCACTTATCAGAATTCAGAATAGGATTTTGACTAGGTAGTGGTAGTAGAAATAGTGTAGAATTTGGTGTCTTTTCTCTTTGATAATTGGTGAGCACTTAAGAAACAATCTGAGCACCTCCTTATATTTGTGCAATGGATTGTGCTTTAAAGGTGTAACTGCCTTTTCATGACACTGAAAAACACATTTTTATCAATCAACCTATTGTAGAAGCCTTATGCCAACTATTTGGAACAGCTATAGAAATCTTGTTACACCATTCCACATTACCTGGGGTCATTTTACCAATATTCTTTCCTTTGATCTATTTCGTTCAATGTGTCCCTAATCAGTCCTCCCTTGTGTAGTCATTGGTTTCTAATTTCCCTTGATCCAACCATATTGTGATATTACTTGCCCAGATTTAGATACAATATACACTCTGGTAAGAAAGATTAATATTAGTCCTTGGTTCATGAACATCCAGGACATGGATATGCATATACGTATCCAATGCAATTCTCTAATACCTTGACAAGATAAAATGGAACTTACTAATGTTTATGAAGTTTCTTAATTTTAAATAGATATACATTGATGTAGTTTCATATTAACCAACGAAGTAATATTCGCAAGTTAGGAGACTGACAAAATGTAGAATgggaaaataataaatttctATTCTGAAAGAAATAATGTTGCATCTCATGTCCTTGTCAGTATCAGTTTTATAGAATGCCAATACAGCTAAACAAAGCATGTGGAAATATTTGGCTACCATGGGTTTGTAGAATCCAGATTTATCAGAAGGCACTTAGAAAGCAATAAGCTTGCCttaaatatgaaaagaaaattgaaagtaCCTTGAAACTGAACCTTGGAAACCGAGATTATGTAGCTACAAATTCACCTATTGGTTTGATGATATAATTGCATTGTAACTTTTGCCTGTTTGATACTTTTAATTCCACCCAGATACTAGACTAAGATTGGTTGATGTCGATGTTAAACAGGAGAAGTTTTACAATCAACAAACCCACAAAATGTCTAAAGCTTCTGTTGTGGATCATATTGTGAGGTTTGTAACTAAAGCAGTTGGCAACGACTCATTATCTTCAGTTGAATCTGGCTTCAATGACAGGAGTACCGATCTTGCAACTAGGATTTCATTCAAGGTGAGAGCTTTACTATCAGTTATGATTGGAAATTATGGAGTCCTGCTCTATTATATATGCAATGCCTACTTGATCTCCCGTCATGCACTTCATGCTACATGATCATCAATTCATCAGGCTAGTCAGTGAAACCGAGCCCTTCTTTTTCACAGCTATTCATTTCCTTCTCTACCTGCTTCTCACTATGCAGTATGGATGTTCAAGAGGGGTGATGGGCACACCTTATTTCATTGTGAATGGATTTCCACTGCCCAATGGTGGCTCAGCTGTGGACTACAATGGGTGGAGAAGCATCATTGATCCCCTGATCAAAGTGCAGCGCAAGTTTGAGGATGAAAAATCCACATTTCTTCTTATGAAAGCCTAGGCCTTAAGCATGCAAGGAATCTGCTTTTCTTGATTGAATTTTGTATCTGTTAAGTATCAGGAAAATGCTTTACATTTGAATCCACTTGGAATTTTGAGCATGAAGCAAGTTTGGGTTGATTAAGAATTGTGTACCATAGTTGGAAGTGTACCACAAATGGAAATATATGCTGGCAAAAAAATATGCATGACAATGACATGTTTTGATAATGGATAGTGAAGTCATTTTCAccttatttttgaaaactcttTTATATACCTATTTTAAACAATTTTTTGGTATAAGACAAAGGGCAATTAAAAAAGTGTTAAGTTCTAAGTACTCCTATAAAGGTGTCACTTAGACACTCTTTTTGCTAAAATTCCAGAAATAAGGTCCTGTCAATAGTAGGCTCTCTTAATAGTTCACCTAAATATGCCAAGTGGCAAGACGATGTGGGGGTATTCTCATGCATCCTTATATTTGCATGCATGCAACCACGAGGTCAATGGCTTGGCCTGCATCCACTTGGTACCCCTAGATTTGTACCCctagattttcaaagcttttATTTATCATCTGGGAGTTGCAATTGGAGTGAAACTTGGCATGAGAGTATGGTAccttttttaccaaaataaaataaaataaaacaaaaaatggagaGTATGGTACCTTGCGATCTACCTATCAAAACTTTGggttcatcgaacatatcaCAATGAAGTTCGTTCAAAGAACAGCTTTTGCTGTCGAGTCAATCAGTTCAATGTCGAACATGACTTGTTATCTATCAATAAGTCGACTTTACAAGGTTGACATTTCATGGATCCTATTCTTCATTTGAAGAGATCATTTGAGAGTGAGAAATGTTGAGCGGCTCTCACTGGGAATTGGTCTCTTTCAATGTCGATTTTTCCGTTTAAGTTAGTTTACTTTTGGATCGGGTAATTCCAATTAGTCTGGCTAAGCTATAGATCCATTCAAGATTGGTCTTAGAACGTTTGAACACCTATCTCAAGGTTTGAAAATGTTCGGAGTGTAGCTTTTTGTAAGTATTATTTAGATATTTGACCCATCTTATTAACCCTAAGGGGTTAgcgtagttggcttggaggggacacaATACTCTGCCTCAGAAAGCAAGGTCTCGTGATCTAACCTTCGCCgttgcacctaacttcttgagACTGCATAGCCATTCTGGTGATTAAAAAATACACTTATGAAtgtattattttttgataaaaaaatgtaCTGATTGTTAATAGTTGAGTCTTGCCTCATATTTGGCTGTGGATGTTTCCCCACTCTAAGTTgtggtttttgaaaaaaaaaaaaagtgggttgTGAGATCTCATCACTGTTGGATTGGAATGTTCCAAGTGTCGCACACCCAAGGCTTATTAGGTGACCTCATTTGAGAGgatcccgatcccgatcccaaacagattttttttttttgggtcaccATCACCCATAAATATAGTTTCATTATTACTCCCCATATTTGTTAAAGGTCCCAATAGAGTCTAGATAAGTATCTCAGTGAGCAAAGGATGAATTATCCTTCCCACATAGAATCACACCACCCAAGCGGTATACAGATGAGTCAGAGCAATTAATGCATCGTTAACTTATGGTTTGATACCTTATAGATGTTGGAATCCCATGTGAGGAAGTTACTAGGTGAGGAGAGTATCCAGATTCTCCAAAATATACTTCATTGTTTATGTCATCCATCCCAAACCATTGATGGTTATTagtccaagaaaaaaatattgatctAAGTTTTTCTTTCACTCTTGGGGAAGAATCTCCTCTCtccattggtgatgtgacttgtcATTAGTAATTTCCACTCATTATTATAGAGTTGGAAGTAGCTTTCTCCATTCTAATCAAAAGGGTTCATATAAAATTGTTGTTATGCTTATCCCAAAGCCAAAAAGAACCTAGGTTGTGAGTCATTTTTGGCCCATAATTCTTTGCTTTGTTTTCTATAAGATCATATCCAAATGTGAGTGACTGATAATGGTAAGAACTTAGGACTTTCTACTTGCATCGGTTGATCGAAAAAGCACTTGTTTTCACACCCTTATCGACCGCATCCTATCCAAATTGGTGGGGTGGAAAGAATACCTTTTGTTAACGGTTGGTAAGGAAGTGTTGATTACATCTATTCTCTCTTCTATCCCAGTCTTTCCTATGTCTACGTTGTAGAAACGTAACTCTAAAATGATATAGAAAAGTATGGGAAAACAAGAACGAACAATTACATAATGAACATAAATTTATGCAGTCCGATCAGATTGCCTATGTCCAccatgagatgagatcctacatCACTATTAAAGGAGAGTAGGGTTACAGagttcgtcctcacacctctttcATATTGCCTACATAGAAAGAAtcatcgctacaaatatataaatatataatgaacCCTAGTACCAAGAAATATTTGGAGAAAAATCAATATTACTTCCTGCAATTAAACTGCAACAGAATATAAGATATCGTACCCCAACATATGTTCCAtatcctggattaaactgcgacatAATACAAGATATCGTACCCCAACATATGTTCTATctcctggattaaactacgacaTAATACATGATATCGTACCCCAACATATGTTCAAGATCCTTGTTAGTATCTGCCACACTATTGATAAACTCTAGAGGTAGTTTTGGTGGAAAGAGGCTGATGACAAAGGTTGTGTTTTTTTTAGATTAAATGGGATGGCCTTTGTATTAGTAAAGTTAAAGTGGGCTTAGTTTTCGTAACTTTGAAAGTTTTAACACTACCCTCCTTACTCGGAAATGTTGGCACCTTATACACTATGAATCTGCCCTTAGGGTTTGTGCCTTAAAGGGAATATATTTACCTAACTACTCTTGCTTTGAGCTACAAACCATGTTGGGGACTCATGGAGATGGCAAAGCATCTTAAAGGGTCGTTCCCTCTTGCTTAAAGGCATACACAAGAAAATTAGGTCTGGCAACTCAATTGCATATACTCTGGTCCTTGGGTTCCGAATCTACCCTTTGGGCATTCAAGAGGGTTTGATCTAGGCACCAGCAAAAAATGTCTCTTTTCTGGAAGCATCGCAACATTGTTGTATTTCGTCACTTGGATCTAGACCTTACAAGTACTTTAGATGCTTTAAGACTATTTTTGGGGAAGATTGCACCCTTCTCCACTTTTTCCACAGGTCCTGAGACTTTTCACAGATTGGAGAAGGTCCGAAATGTCCTTCATTGTTCCCTGATACCCATCCCAAGCTAATGACGCCCATTACTCATTAGTGAGCTTCACTATGGGTGAAAGAAGAAGcgatccaagaaaaaaaattgatttttcttttcacacatgaaaaaaaagaaaatctcttcttcattggtgatgtgacctaTCATCATTACCTGACCAATCTAGTCAATTCGGAACAGAATCAGGTCATCAAAATCAGCTTGACCTAATTCTATACACATTCCCAAGTTTCTCAGGCATATAAAGCTACAAGTCAAGAGCCTGAATTCGAGGTTTGAAAACTATAGGAAAATAATAGGAGATTAGAAAATTCTGACAATAATACTTGGACCAAATGATTTGTAGGAAAGAGATAAGTCAACTAAAAGAGAATGAGAATCCAGATCAATTCAGCCTCACCAGAGTAACTTAAACCCCATCCCATTCGAAATCCACTCTCCCCAAAACAGTTGCTTCTTCCCTCAACTCCTATGGCTCCCCCTTATATGCAGAGCTACATATCCATGTTTGTCTTCTCATCTCTCTTGTTTATTCCCTCTGTAGTATACTCATGTGGCCCATATTTTCTCATAACCTGTAACTAATTTTCATTCACCACCACTTGCAAAGTTTGATCCAACAGTGAATAAGTTGAAGATCATCTGTTACTCATTTCTAGTAACTCATTGTTGCTACTGGTAATGAGAGGCATAGAGAAGTCataacagagaagaagagatgcaTCATTTAAGAATGAAAACCGATAACGCCACTTCAGTGCCACCGCCCGTTTGTCCCAAACCTCGCCGGGTGGGAGTTCCGCCGGAATTTCTCAAGCCCTCTCATCCTCATTATCTTAAACATAGGTTTGGAGTTTTGATGAAAACATTTTTATTTAACCCAACATAACCCAACTTTTCTAATGCTTCATTTGATCAATTCAGTGACCACAAGTCCAATGCTGGTGAAGATAGGAGCGAGGTTCTCACCATGATTGCTGCTAAGGTCTCTCATATATACACCATGATTGGTAACAAAATAAGATTGGGATTGTTTAGATGATGATCTTATTAATGTTTATGTGCATGCACAGATGGATGAAGGAAGGGAATGGGTAGGGGGGTGTGGTGGGTGTTGCTCTCCTACTTGTAATTACTACTGGGGATCTCCTCCAACAAGAACAGATAATGCATTGGTTCATGATGTTCagtttcttcatcagattctctCACCTTTTATGAGGACCAAGTTGTCTGATAGGTTTGGATTTGCTTCTACTTCTCCAATATGAATTCAATTGTTCCCCATTGGCAATCCTTTCAATCTGAATTCTCCTCCCCCACCTTGGGCCATTCCCCTCTTTTGTTGTAAATATTATGAGGTAAGAGCTCATAATTATCTTTGTACAGGTTTGTTGTTGCTTCTTAATCATCAATTTTGAAGTAAATATTATCTTCTTTACCTAGAAATGaagttgatatatatttttgagGAAAAAGATCTTTGCTTGGTCATGTGACGCCCGCATCCAGACAGAGAGGGCACATATATGAATATATGATCGCCCCGTCCCTGtaaaatacgaaaaaaaaaaaaaaaaacttatctCTGTTTTTGCCCTCGGccatgctctcattggcccccaaATCTGGTATAGGGGCCGTGCGACTTGTTAGTGATACCCTACCCTTTCTTTTAAAGATAAGAAGGGGGAGAATTTTCTATACAAGAGCGAGGATTTGCATCAAAATGGGGCCAATGAGAGAGTCCATAAAAGCACCAACATGGGTggaatttttatcttttattggGAGCAAGCCAATAATTTCACAAGGGCTTGTGTCTGGGTGGACAAGCCATGCTCCCAGACATGCTTTTTTCCCAAATAATAATTTAGCAATCCACAATAGAAATGAGAACCtatttaaatcatattttataattatataaatgGCCTCTCGGTGCTTGTTCACCTATTTGAGCTATGTGGACAAAGGATGTGATAATTCTGAATATTGGATAGATTAGACATGATTTATATtacttatttattaaattttagggTCTAATACAATCAAATACCCACATATATGTCCTTGCATCCTTCAATCTTTTAGTTTTCCGCATATGCACATTCATGTCACTTGGTAATTTTATCaaactgaaacttgacatgtaagaAAGAATCTAAGGTCAGATTATCTACAAAATTGAGACCAATCAATCTACCATGTGGGGAACTTAATTTGGACTACTttaataagcttatcaaaagGATCCGTGTTGGAAGTCTTGCCCTATATAAAACTAGTATAAAATACAATAATACATGATTTCTTTCTTCTCGGCgccttttgaaaaataatttcgTCTACTTGGCCAATAAAATCTATTGCATAACAGCTTACTTAGAGTGCAAAGCCCAAATTCCTTGGACATTTTGATAGTGTCGTCATTAACTCCCACTTTTGAATCATTTTTTGGCCTACACCCAATATATCAAGTTTTGGATCAAACCAATCCCTTAACGCAAATATTTTATGGGCAAAATTTAAGTCATTTAAGTCTTGGAGGATTGATTGGGTGAACTACTAGTTTTCAGATACGAGATATCCATCCTAGTTAGTAGTCACTATAGATGCATTTGCCCAATTGACACATATGAAGGAATCGATGTTGGACTTATTAGATCCTTAGCGGTTCATTTGAGGAATGGTCATTGGGGATCTCTAGAAAGTCTATTTCATGAAATATATGAGAAATCCAAAGATGTATATATGCTTTATTTTTCACCATGTGGTGAAAACTATATGGCTTAATCAACATATACCTTCAAGATTTAGACAACTAGTGATTACTAGGGATACGTTTGTTTCAACATTAATGAAGTCGTTTGTAAATTGAAAGAACATTGAGTGTTATAATGTATAACTAAGTTTTTGAAAGCCATGGTGAAAGAGAATCCCTTGATTACAGGGCTTTAGATGCACTGGAGAGGGTATTGAGAGGATATGCTGAGGAACATACTAAAACCCTACAGGGGTTGAACGCTAGGATGGTGTGGTATGTGGGGAGCCTTCCTGTGTGGTGGAGGAAaaccttttctttccctttattggtagataaaaatctACTTTTGCGACCCATGTTACGGTTTGTTTTCCTATTATGAACAATGTTGTTGAAGTTGTTTTTTTTCCCGCCAAAAGAAATGCATTAAAACGActaaaagggaagggaaattaaTATTTGATTAGGCAAGTGTTTATTGTCTAAGAGCGACCCCTGCACCCAGATACTAGGGCACGTACCTCCAGGAGGGTGATGGTGGTTATTGCGCAACCCCTGTGTTTTGATTGCATATCCGAACATTTCTAGCCTTAGCGGCTGACTGATGAGTCACCACAACCATACTTCTACATTGTTTCACAataataaaactaaaaaaatccCGAGCCATATATTTCAAGTTcaacaaaaaacctaacaacCCTCTCAACCAATTACTCTGGTCTGTTCGGACGTGTTAATAACTTCTTCACAATCAGTCTAAACAACAATGTCTGTAACCCCTAGTTGTTGCGTTTGTAACCCTCAATCGTTGTGGCGACAGTATTCGAAGATTCTTGTACACTCCTTGCAAAACCAGAGCTTAGAGAGACATACTAAAATCACCATTAATATAAATCGCTAAAGCTCATTGTTTTGAACAACTTTAGCCTATTTTATTGAGAGCAggtcaggttcacgtacgagaatatACGAGAACAACCCTGGTCTgtggataaatttttttttgccctctcttcatttaatagattttaaattcaCAGACCAGGAGCAGGGACCAAGGACCAAGGACCAAGTACCAGAATGTactacgtgaacctgatccgttcactaATTTATTGGCAAATTACAAACGCGACCAAAGTAATCAAAATGCCACAACAATTACGGGCCCATTTGGAAATTGCATCCACCGGTTATGGAGCATAAtgttaataaaaataactttttGACCCATTAAAATATATGATTCGTGTCTTTGACTCCCTGTCTCCCTGTAGTCAAGGCTTTGGTCTTTTTCAGGTCTTTTCTCTTCGTTCAGGTACTTATAGAGCCCGAGTTTCCAACTGCCGACCGTTAAGATTTGGAAGCTGAAACCAAGCTGAAACTCCCTCAAGCTTCAAGGCCTCAACCGTCGAGGAAGAGACAGAACCGATTCAACTCCCTCTCATCCGCGTTTTTTGAATGCGTCGGTCTCTGTGTTTCATCCAATTGCATTTCTTTGTTGTTGGGTTTCTGAGATTTCAAGGTCCTCCACTGGATTCGTCTAGAAATGGCTTCTTCATTCTTTAGATTTCTTGTCATTTCCCTGTTGCTTCTTGCCTGCGCATGTGGCTTCCAAAGATGCCATGGCCGGACTTGCACCTTCAAGATGCACCATAGGTTCTCTGAAACAGTGATGTAATGGACTCAAAGAGCAGGAAAAGGAATCTTCTTCGACCATTGGCCAGAGAAGGGAAGTGTAGATTACTATGCCGCTTTGGCTTATCGCCATCGGATCATGAGAGGCCGTGGACTAATTGATGTCGATCCACTGGTCACATTCTCTGGTGACAACTCCTCTTTCCAGATCAACTCGTTGTGATTGTGAGTATCCTATCATAATTTTTTCATGTCTCTTCCATTTCTTGGAGTTGGATTCTGGGGTTGAAGgattttgattctctctctctctaacaaatTCACACGCTGATTATCTTTGGGATTACTGGAGTAGGGTGGGCATTGTAACCTAAGTTGCATCTGTATGAtattcggttttttttttctttttttttcccttgtggAAATTCAGTTTGTATTACGCTACTGTTTCACTGGGGACGCCGGCTAAGAAATTTCTGGTGGCGCTGGATACCTGGAGTGACCTGTTCTGGGTCCCGTGTGGTTGCAGAGAATGTGCACCTCTGGTTGGCTCAAATTATGGATTTGTAggctattttaattcttttgataTTCTTATGTCGTAGTTTCCTTCTCTATTGAAGTATATGTCTCTGTAATTCTTTTCACATCTCGTTCTTTTCTTGGTGGATGTGTGATTTTAGAATTAGAAGTACTAATGGGTATTGGAAATTGTTGGAAATTATTACCGTGTATGGGGATGGACCTGCAGCCTCATGGTTTTAGGATTTCTCAGTCCTCCTGTTTACTCATGATTTTTAATGCAATGATCTTTTCGCTAGATTTTGTTGTAGTCTATATTTGCTTATATTCTTTGGAGCTGAAGGCTGATTTGAAACAACCTTATGTGAAGATTCCCATCAAATTTACAGGATTATCTGCCGGTTGTTTTGCATTTTCCTCTGAGCTTTTATCTCAAACCTGAAAGTTAGTTGGGTAAAACGCTGGTTAGTATTATGATTTGGAAATTAACATTACCACTTGAACTGATAATTAAGAAACCAATAATTAGTGATAATTTGAATCACCCCTCCCTTGGGTGCTGTACTTGCAGAAAGTTTACCTTTGGGAAACCCTGAGTAgttccaaatatatatttttagctGAGTGCTTCAGTGATCAGCCTCTACTTTATAGTGTGGTGTGATAGTTTATTATAGAAGATCTTATGTAGTTTCTTAGCTGAGTGCTTCAGTGATCAGCCAATACTCCATAGCGTGGTGTGACAGTTTATTATAGAAGAT includes the following:
- the LOC122074825 gene encoding uncharacterized protein LOC122074825, which codes for MEILKPKQGFLILSALLFVCNLSVWTIHAQVSVPARFDGFVYKNLLPHADTIMIEAFFDPVCPDSRDAWPPLKRVLEYYGPRLSLIVHPFPLPYHDNGFVTSRALHIVNKLNASATYLLLEQFFKHQEKFYNQQTHKMSKASVVDHIVRFVTKAVGNDSLSSVESGFNDRSTDLATRISFKYGCSRGVMGTPYFIVNGFPLPNGGSAVDYNGWRSIIDPLIKVQRKFEDEKSTFLLMKA